In Populus alba chromosome 1, ASM523922v2, whole genome shotgun sequence, a single window of DNA contains:
- the LOC118043181 gene encoding uncharacterized protein At2g33490 isoform X2 — protein sequence MKSSLRKLRGLAALHKHGHGGDHKDRRDLLSLGQLDELAKAYRDMQDMKHCYDSLLSAASVTANCAYEFSESVREMGACLLEKTASNDDEEGGRVLLMLGKMQFELEKLVDCYRSHIDKTIISPSESLLNELQTVEGMKQLCDEKRDVYEYMVRQKEKGRGKSGKGESVSMQQVQAAHDEYDEEATLFVFRIKSLKQGQSRSLLTQAARHHAAQLCFFKKALKSLEAVEPHVKLVTEQQHIDYHFSGLDDDGRDDFDDDDDGDYDDANDDGELSFDYGQNDQEQEVSISKKSMEFVQLDSEGVTFPQVATLEMAKENLDRSYRTMSSFKGELWTGTQSAPLFAETTSDPTGKTKKLTPSSTRKLNTYVLPTPADPKSSNSTGSGSPVSGALKTSLSRRTPSLWHSSPLDQKKIEKLLGAEMSNKPTTKNSKSVLKESNNNTTSTRLPPPLADGHLFSRLEPFAAFDSKKTRRYAFSGPLTRKPLSTMPVSAEHPQLFSGPLLRNPATQLLSSPKVSPIISPKVSPSASPTFVSPPKISELHELPRPPLSSTSKSPRAEGLVGHSAPLLPKGRMHPGTRKTPASNVASQLPTPSQVVPRSFSIPSRSHRIMVAQSSGIVEDVASPPLTPISLCNNYPLSTGSHTVNQVVQIRGAD from the exons atgaaatcatCCCTGAGGAAACTGAGAGGACTTGCTGCCTTGCACAAACATGGACATGGTGGTGATCATAAAGACCGAAGGGATCTTCTCTCTCTCGGTCAATTAGACGAGCTCGCTAAAGCTTATCGG gACATGCAGGATATGAAACATTGCTATGATAGCTTACTTTCTGCTGCGTCCGTGACTGCCAATTGTGCCTATG AATTCTCAGAATCAGTGCGTGAAATGGGTGCTTGCCTTCTCGAGAAAACTGCATcgaatgatgatgaagaaggcG GTAGAGTCTTGCTGATGCTGGGAAAAATGCAATTTGAACTCGAGAAACTTGTTGACTGCTAT cGATCCCACATCGACAAGACGATCATAAGCCCGTCAGAGTCTCTTCTGAATGAGCTTCAAACAGTTGAG GGGATGAAGCAACTGTGTGATGAGAAAAG aGATGTATATGAGTACATGGTGAGACAGAAAGAAAAAGGGAGGGGAAAAAGTGGAAAGGGAGAGAGTGTCTCTATGCAGCAAGTACAAGCAGCTCATGATGAATATGATGAGGAGGcaactttgtttgtttttcgtATTAAATCTCTGAAGCAAGGACAATCTCGCAGTCTTCTGACACAGGCAGCTCGGCACCATGCTGCTCAG TTGTGCTTTTTTAAGAAGGCTCTTAAATCTCTTGAAGCTGTTGAGCCGCATGTCAAATTGGTCACAGAACAGCAGCATATAGATTACCACTTTAGTGGACTTGATGATGATGGGAgagatgattttgatgatgatgatgatggagaTTATGATGATGCCAATGATGATGGAGAATTGAGCTTTGACTATGGACAAAATGACCAGGAACAAGAAGTTTCCATTTCAAAAAAGTCAATGGAG TTTGTGCAGTTGGATTCGGAGGGTGTTACATTTCCCCAAGTTGCGACATTGGAGATGGCAAAG GAAAATCTAGATAGAAGTTACAGGACAATGTCTTCATTTAAAGGAGAGCTTTGGACAGGGACCCAATCAGCTCCACTTTTTGCTGAAACTACATCTGATCCaactggaaaaacaaaaaaactgacGCCATCATCCACACGAAAGCTCAACACCTATGTATTGCCTACCCCAGCGGACCCTAAGAGTTCAAATTCTACAGGATCTGGTAGCCCGGTTTCTGGAGCACTTAAGACAAGTTTGAGCAGACGCACACCCAGTTTGTGGCATTCATCCCCTCtcgaccaaaaaaaaattgagaagttATTAGGAGCTGAAATGTCTAACAAACCCACTACTAAAAATTCAAAGTCAGTACTCAAGGAGAGCAACAACAACACCACATCCACCCGACTACCTCCTCCTCTAGCTGATGGACACCTGTTTTCACGGCTTGAACCATTTGCTGCTTTTGATTCTAAGAAAACCAGAAGATATGCCTTTTCTGGTCCTCTTACAAGGAAGCCATTGTCTACCATGCCGGTCTCAGCAGAACATCCTCAATTATTCTCTGGACCCCTTCTGCGAAATCCAGCGACTCAATTATTATCATCTCCAAAAGTGTCTCCAATAATATCACCAAAAGTATCTCCTAGTGCTTCCCCTACTTTTGTGTCCCCGCCCAAAATCAGTGAGTTACATGAGCTTCCTAGACCCCCGCTCAGTTCAACCTCCAAGTCTCCAAGGGCTGAAGGTTTGGTTGGTCATTCAGCCCCATTGTTGCCCAAAGGTCGCATGCATCCTGGTACAAGAAAAACACCAGCGTCAAATGTAGCATCTCAACTGCCCACACCTTCTCAAGTTGTCCCTCGCAGTTTTTCAATACCCTCTAGAAGTCATAGAATAATGGTCGCTCAAAGTTCAGGGATTGTTGAGGATGTTGCCTCACCTCCTCTAACCCCGATATCTTTATGTAACAACTATCCATTATCCACCGGTTCCCATACTGTCAATCAGGTGGTTCAAATCAGAG GTGCAGATTGA
- the LOC118043181 gene encoding uncharacterized protein At2g33490 isoform X1, with product MKSSLRKLRGLAALHKHGHGGDHKDRRDLLSLGQLDELAKAYRDMQDMKHCYDSLLSAASVTANCAYEFSESVREMGACLLEKTASNDDEEGGRVLLMLGKMQFELEKLVDCYRSHIDKTIISPSESLLNELQTVEGMKQLCDEKRFVVLFEAPLYTCTNTLKKEKKRKLKAQKFKISFISHCYLVYRDVYEYMVRQKEKGRGKSGKGESVSMQQVQAAHDEYDEEATLFVFRIKSLKQGQSRSLLTQAARHHAAQLCFFKKALKSLEAVEPHVKLVTEQQHIDYHFSGLDDDGRDDFDDDDDGDYDDANDDGELSFDYGQNDQEQEVSISKKSMEFVQLDSEGVTFPQVATLEMAKENLDRSYRTMSSFKGELWTGTQSAPLFAETTSDPTGKTKKLTPSSTRKLNTYVLPTPADPKSSNSTGSGSPVSGALKTSLSRRTPSLWHSSPLDQKKIEKLLGAEMSNKPTTKNSKSVLKESNNNTTSTRLPPPLADGHLFSRLEPFAAFDSKKTRRYAFSGPLTRKPLSTMPVSAEHPQLFSGPLLRNPATQLLSSPKVSPIISPKVSPSASPTFVSPPKISELHELPRPPLSSTSKSPRAEGLVGHSAPLLPKGRMHPGTRKTPASNVASQLPTPSQVVPRSFSIPSRSHRIMVAQSSGIVEDVASPPLTPISLCNNYPLSTGSHTVNQVVQIRGAD from the exons atgaaatcatCCCTGAGGAAACTGAGAGGACTTGCTGCCTTGCACAAACATGGACATGGTGGTGATCATAAAGACCGAAGGGATCTTCTCTCTCTCGGTCAATTAGACGAGCTCGCTAAAGCTTATCGG gACATGCAGGATATGAAACATTGCTATGATAGCTTACTTTCTGCTGCGTCCGTGACTGCCAATTGTGCCTATG AATTCTCAGAATCAGTGCGTGAAATGGGTGCTTGCCTTCTCGAGAAAACTGCATcgaatgatgatgaagaaggcG GTAGAGTCTTGCTGATGCTGGGAAAAATGCAATTTGAACTCGAGAAACTTGTTGACTGCTAT cGATCCCACATCGACAAGACGATCATAAGCCCGTCAGAGTCTCTTCTGAATGAGCTTCAAACAGTTGAG GGGATGAAGCAACTGTGTGATGAGAAAAGGTTCGTGGTACTATTTGAAGCACCTTTATACACGTGCACCAACacacttaaaaaagaaaagaaacgaaaattGAAAGCCCAGAAATTTAAGATAAGTTTCATCTCCcattgctacttggtctacagaGATGTATATGAGTACATGGTGAGACAGAAAGAAAAAGGGAGGGGAAAAAGTGGAAAGGGAGAGAGTGTCTCTATGCAGCAAGTACAAGCAGCTCATGATGAATATGATGAGGAGGcaactttgtttgtttttcgtATTAAATCTCTGAAGCAAGGACAATCTCGCAGTCTTCTGACACAGGCAGCTCGGCACCATGCTGCTCAG TTGTGCTTTTTTAAGAAGGCTCTTAAATCTCTTGAAGCTGTTGAGCCGCATGTCAAATTGGTCACAGAACAGCAGCATATAGATTACCACTTTAGTGGACTTGATGATGATGGGAgagatgattttgatgatgatgatgatggagaTTATGATGATGCCAATGATGATGGAGAATTGAGCTTTGACTATGGACAAAATGACCAGGAACAAGAAGTTTCCATTTCAAAAAAGTCAATGGAG TTTGTGCAGTTGGATTCGGAGGGTGTTACATTTCCCCAAGTTGCGACATTGGAGATGGCAAAG GAAAATCTAGATAGAAGTTACAGGACAATGTCTTCATTTAAAGGAGAGCTTTGGACAGGGACCCAATCAGCTCCACTTTTTGCTGAAACTACATCTGATCCaactggaaaaacaaaaaaactgacGCCATCATCCACACGAAAGCTCAACACCTATGTATTGCCTACCCCAGCGGACCCTAAGAGTTCAAATTCTACAGGATCTGGTAGCCCGGTTTCTGGAGCACTTAAGACAAGTTTGAGCAGACGCACACCCAGTTTGTGGCATTCATCCCCTCtcgaccaaaaaaaaattgagaagttATTAGGAGCTGAAATGTCTAACAAACCCACTACTAAAAATTCAAAGTCAGTACTCAAGGAGAGCAACAACAACACCACATCCACCCGACTACCTCCTCCTCTAGCTGATGGACACCTGTTTTCACGGCTTGAACCATTTGCTGCTTTTGATTCTAAGAAAACCAGAAGATATGCCTTTTCTGGTCCTCTTACAAGGAAGCCATTGTCTACCATGCCGGTCTCAGCAGAACATCCTCAATTATTCTCTGGACCCCTTCTGCGAAATCCAGCGACTCAATTATTATCATCTCCAAAAGTGTCTCCAATAATATCACCAAAAGTATCTCCTAGTGCTTCCCCTACTTTTGTGTCCCCGCCCAAAATCAGTGAGTTACATGAGCTTCCTAGACCCCCGCTCAGTTCAACCTCCAAGTCTCCAAGGGCTGAAGGTTTGGTTGGTCATTCAGCCCCATTGTTGCCCAAAGGTCGCATGCATCCTGGTACAAGAAAAACACCAGCGTCAAATGTAGCATCTCAACTGCCCACACCTTCTCAAGTTGTCCCTCGCAGTTTTTCAATACCCTCTAGAAGTCATAGAATAATGGTCGCTCAAAGTTCAGGGATTGTTGAGGATGTTGCCTCACCTCCTCTAACCCCGATATCTTTATGTAACAACTATCCATTATCCACCGGTTCCCATACTGTCAATCAGGTGGTTCAAATCAGAG GTGCAGATTGA
- the LOC118043181 gene encoding uncharacterized protein At2g33490 isoform X3, with the protein MGACLLEKTASNDDEEGGRVLLMLGKMQFELEKLVDCYRSHIDKTIISPSESLLNELQTVEGMKQLCDEKRFVVLFEAPLYTCTNTLKKEKKRKLKAQKFKISFISHCYLVYRDVYEYMVRQKEKGRGKSGKGESVSMQQVQAAHDEYDEEATLFVFRIKSLKQGQSRSLLTQAARHHAAQLCFFKKALKSLEAVEPHVKLVTEQQHIDYHFSGLDDDGRDDFDDDDDGDYDDANDDGELSFDYGQNDQEQEVSISKKSMEFVQLDSEGVTFPQVATLEMAKENLDRSYRTMSSFKGELWTGTQSAPLFAETTSDPTGKTKKLTPSSTRKLNTYVLPTPADPKSSNSTGSGSPVSGALKTSLSRRTPSLWHSSPLDQKKIEKLLGAEMSNKPTTKNSKSVLKESNNNTTSTRLPPPLADGHLFSRLEPFAAFDSKKTRRYAFSGPLTRKPLSTMPVSAEHPQLFSGPLLRNPATQLLSSPKVSPIISPKVSPSASPTFVSPPKISELHELPRPPLSSTSKSPRAEGLVGHSAPLLPKGRMHPGTRKTPASNVASQLPTPSQVVPRSFSIPSRSHRIMVAQSSGIVEDVASPPLTPISLCNNYPLSTGSHTVNQVVQIRGAD; encoded by the exons ATGGGTGCTTGCCTTCTCGAGAAAACTGCATcgaatgatgatgaagaaggcG GTAGAGTCTTGCTGATGCTGGGAAAAATGCAATTTGAACTCGAGAAACTTGTTGACTGCTAT cGATCCCACATCGACAAGACGATCATAAGCCCGTCAGAGTCTCTTCTGAATGAGCTTCAAACAGTTGAG GGGATGAAGCAACTGTGTGATGAGAAAAGGTTCGTGGTACTATTTGAAGCACCTTTATACACGTGCACCAACacacttaaaaaagaaaagaaacgaaaattGAAAGCCCAGAAATTTAAGATAAGTTTCATCTCCcattgctacttggtctacagaGATGTATATGAGTACATGGTGAGACAGAAAGAAAAAGGGAGGGGAAAAAGTGGAAAGGGAGAGAGTGTCTCTATGCAGCAAGTACAAGCAGCTCATGATGAATATGATGAGGAGGcaactttgtttgtttttcgtATTAAATCTCTGAAGCAAGGACAATCTCGCAGTCTTCTGACACAGGCAGCTCGGCACCATGCTGCTCAG TTGTGCTTTTTTAAGAAGGCTCTTAAATCTCTTGAAGCTGTTGAGCCGCATGTCAAATTGGTCACAGAACAGCAGCATATAGATTACCACTTTAGTGGACTTGATGATGATGGGAgagatgattttgatgatgatgatgatggagaTTATGATGATGCCAATGATGATGGAGAATTGAGCTTTGACTATGGACAAAATGACCAGGAACAAGAAGTTTCCATTTCAAAAAAGTCAATGGAG TTTGTGCAGTTGGATTCGGAGGGTGTTACATTTCCCCAAGTTGCGACATTGGAGATGGCAAAG GAAAATCTAGATAGAAGTTACAGGACAATGTCTTCATTTAAAGGAGAGCTTTGGACAGGGACCCAATCAGCTCCACTTTTTGCTGAAACTACATCTGATCCaactggaaaaacaaaaaaactgacGCCATCATCCACACGAAAGCTCAACACCTATGTATTGCCTACCCCAGCGGACCCTAAGAGTTCAAATTCTACAGGATCTGGTAGCCCGGTTTCTGGAGCACTTAAGACAAGTTTGAGCAGACGCACACCCAGTTTGTGGCATTCATCCCCTCtcgaccaaaaaaaaattgagaagttATTAGGAGCTGAAATGTCTAACAAACCCACTACTAAAAATTCAAAGTCAGTACTCAAGGAGAGCAACAACAACACCACATCCACCCGACTACCTCCTCCTCTAGCTGATGGACACCTGTTTTCACGGCTTGAACCATTTGCTGCTTTTGATTCTAAGAAAACCAGAAGATATGCCTTTTCTGGTCCTCTTACAAGGAAGCCATTGTCTACCATGCCGGTCTCAGCAGAACATCCTCAATTATTCTCTGGACCCCTTCTGCGAAATCCAGCGACTCAATTATTATCATCTCCAAAAGTGTCTCCAATAATATCACCAAAAGTATCTCCTAGTGCTTCCCCTACTTTTGTGTCCCCGCCCAAAATCAGTGAGTTACATGAGCTTCCTAGACCCCCGCTCAGTTCAACCTCCAAGTCTCCAAGGGCTGAAGGTTTGGTTGGTCATTCAGCCCCATTGTTGCCCAAAGGTCGCATGCATCCTGGTACAAGAAAAACACCAGCGTCAAATGTAGCATCTCAACTGCCCACACCTTCTCAAGTTGTCCCTCGCAGTTTTTCAATACCCTCTAGAAGTCATAGAATAATGGTCGCTCAAAGTTCAGGGATTGTTGAGGATGTTGCCTCACCTCCTCTAACCCCGATATCTTTATGTAACAACTATCCATTATCCACCGGTTCCCATACTGTCAATCAGGTGGTTCAAATCAGAG GTGCAGATTGA
- the LOC118043201 gene encoding leucine-rich repeat protein 1, translating into MASSTAFHLLVLFLLSTIQSPTNANLEGDALYALRRAVKDPGHVLQSWDPTLTDPCTWFHVTCDGDNRVTRLDLGNAKLSGSLVPELGKLVRLQYLELYMNELVGPIPRELGNLKSLVSLDLYHNNLTGTIPASLSKLSNLKFLRLNGNRLTGRIPRELTKLGSLKILDVSNNDLCGTIPTSGSFSKLTEESFVNNSRLEGPELVGFVRYNAAGSCK; encoded by the exons CAAGCAGCACCGcgtttcatcttcttgttctttttcttctatcaaCCATTCAGTCACCTACAAATGCAAATTTGGAAG GGGATGCTTTGTACGCTTTGAGGAGAGCAGTGAAGGATCCAGGACATGTTCTCCAGAGCTGGGATCCAACCCTGACAGATCCATGTACTTGGTTCCACGTTACTTGTGACGGTGATAATCGGGTTACCCGACT AGACCTTGGAAATGCAAAGCTTTCGGGCAGTCTAGTTCCTGAGTTGGGGAAGCTCGTGCGTCTTCAGTATCT GGAACTGTACATGAATGAACTGGTGGGTCCTATACCAAGGGAACTTGGAAACCTGAAGAGTCTTGTGAGCTTGGATCTGTACCACAATAACCTCACTGGGACCATTCCTGCTTCACTTTCTAAGCTATCCAATCTTAAATTCCT GAGACTGAACGGCAACAGACTGACTGGAAGGATACCGAGAGAACTTACCAAATTGGGGAGCCTAAAGATCCT TGACGTATCAAACAATGATTTATGTGGCACCATACCTACCTCAGGTTCTTTCTCCAAGTTGACAGAGGAAAG TTTTGTGAACAACTCAAGACTGGAAGGACCAGAACTGGTGGGGTTTGTGAGGTACAATGCTGCTGGAAGTTGTAAATGA